A region from the Osmerus eperlanus chromosome 11, fOsmEpe2.1, whole genome shotgun sequence genome encodes:
- the hepacama gene encoding LOW QUALITY PROTEIN: hepatic and glial cell adhesion molecule a (The sequence of the model RefSeq protein was modified relative to this genomic sequence to represent the inferred CDS: inserted 1 base in 1 codon; deleted 2 bases in 1 codon), with the protein MTWCGSSRVLGVNVSCPSPLVRGTLGGEALLVRQLHQPQLRLPVIKWAAAAEREKPVTVVQSISTSVIGNLRPEYRDRILMFDNXSLLLHSLQMSDERGAYGVEISITDDTFTGEKNINLTVDVPVTRPYIQMLASSVLELSELFHLHCSHDNGTKPTYTWQKGGQVLANDSRLQLSHDQKVLTISRVVMSDDDVYSCVVDNPISSMRSLPVKLTVYKRSSLYIILSTGGIFLLITLVTVCACWKPSKKKRQSAIQRSPVYMEQSENGHDVDVVPKPMGYPGRRSPLALYVLNEDELDESCSRNPHIQPGLRYPPNYAHTLEGHAHSLRRYPRSPVPSPLAQPHRPTPLRPILHPCAPPSPLATGSGRRPRPPVSLPTNRQTPEPAITTETTEAEFPPLSTAPPS; encoded by the exons ATGACCTGGTGTGGCA gcagCAGGGTGTTGGGGGTGAACGTGAGCTGCCCCAGCCCCCTGGTGCGGGGCACCCTGGGGGGGGAAGCCCTCCTGGTCCGTCAGCTACACCAGCCGCAGCTCCGACTCCCCGTCATCAAGTGGGCAGCTGCGGCT GAGCGGGAGAAGCCCGTCACCGTGGTCCAGTCCATCAGCACCAGCGTCATCGGCAACCTGCGCCCGGAGTACCGCGACCGGATCTTGATGTTCGACA GCTCCCTGCTGCTCCACAGCCTGCAGATGTCAGACGAGAGGGGGGCGTACGGGGTGGAGATCTCCATCACCGACGACACCTTCACCGGGGAGAAGAACATCAATCTCACCGTGGATG TTCCAGTCACCAGACCCTACATCCAGATGTTGGCTTCCTCGGTCCTGGAGCTCAGCGAGCTCTTCCATCTTCACTGTTCCCATGACAACGGCACCAAGCCCACGTACACTTGGCAGAAGGGGGGCCAGGTTCTGGCCAATGACTCGCGGCTGCAGCTGTCACATGATCAGAAGGTGCTGACCATCTCGCGGGTGGTGATGTCGGACGATGACGTGTACAGCTGCGTGGTGGACAACCCCATCAGCAGCATGAGGAGCCTGCCTGTCAAACTCACCGTCTACA AGCGTAGCTCGCTGTACATCATCCTGTCCACCGGGGGCATATTCTTGCTGATCAccctggtgactgtgtgtgcttgctggAAGCCCTCCAA AAAGAAGCGCCAGTCTGCCATCCAAAGATCCCCTGTTTATATGGAGCAGAGTGAGAACGGCCATGATG TGGATGTGGTTCCTAAACCAATGGGTTATCCTGGTCGCAGGAGCCCTCTGGCTCTCTATGTGCTCAATGAAGAC GAACTTGATGAGAGCTGCTCGAGGAATCCTCACATTCAACCAGGGCTTAGATACCCGCCCAACTACGCCCACACACTTGAGGGCCACGCCCACTCCCTCCGCAGGTACCCTCGcagtcctgtcccctcccccctggctcAACCCCATCGGCCCACCCCCCTGCGCCCCATCCTCCACCCATGTgccccaccatcaccactcGCCACTGGCTCTGGGAGGAGACCCCGCCCACCTGTGAGCCTTCCAACCAACCGGCAGACACCAGAGCCGGCCATAACCACGGAGACCACAGAGGCCGAGTTCCCgcccctctccactgcccctccTTCATGA
- the LOC134029177 gene encoding neurogranin-like has translation MDCHNEPCSAPQEEEDIMDIPLDDPEANKAAAKIQAGFRGHMTRKKMKPEDEKAGEEVSSSGETLNGSQGDTEPGGSGGVELEDTSVPEQ, from the exons ATGGACTGCCATAAT gaGCCATGCAGCGcaccccaggaggaggaggatatcaTGGACATCCCCCTGGATGACCCTGAGGCCAACAAAGCCGCCGCCAAGATCCAGGCCGGCTTCCGCGGTCACATGACCAGGAAGAAGATGAAGCCGGAGGATGAGAAGGCGGGCGAGGAGGTGAGCAGCTCTGGGGAGACGCTCAACGGCAGCCAGGGGGACACAG AGCCCGGAGGATCAGGGGGCGTAGAGCTGGAAGACACATCTGTGCCAGAGCAGTGA